One Edaphobacter flagellatus genomic region harbors:
- a CDS encoding Fur family transcriptional regulator, whose protein sequence is MTASPNVKARSFRELCEDHGIPATHQRQVLYEVMQTMHGHPSPEEIYARVKKRVPAISLATVYKNIHLFLDRGVLKELSMHHGSLRVEMNSHDHHHMVCSYCKAITDIEEKDLGALPALQELPGGFKVERYSIDVIGICAACQKVKRS, encoded by the coding sequence ATGACGGCCTCTCCCAATGTTAAGGCGCGTAGTTTCCGTGAACTTTGCGAAGATCATGGGATCCCGGCAACTCACCAGCGCCAGGTTCTTTATGAGGTTATGCAGACGATGCATGGCCATCCCAGCCCGGAAGAGATTTACGCACGCGTCAAGAAGCGTGTACCTGCAATCTCCCTGGCGACGGTTTACAAGAACATTCATCTGTTTCTCGATAGAGGCGTGCTAAAAGAACTGAGCATGCATCACGGCTCCCTGCGAGTCGAAATGAACAGCCACGATCATCACCATATGGTGTGCTCGTATTGCAAGGCGATCACCGACATTGAAGAGAAGGATCTCGGGGCTCTTCCGGCACTACAGGAGTTGCCCGGAGGTTTTAAGGTGGAACGCTATTCAATCGATGTCATCGGAATCTGTGCCGCGTGCCAGAAAGTGAAACGCAGCTAA
- the katG gene encoding catalase/peroxidase HPI: MAEQTEHTSQGKSEPNAQATGEAKCPFDHAAASNGAAPGNGADRHAPMTNRDWWPNHLRLDLLHQHSRLSNPMEEEFNYAEEFKKLDYWQLKKDLAAVMTDSQDWWPADFGHYGPLMIRMAWHSAGTYRTFDGRGGGGRGQQRFAPLNSWPDNVNLDRARRLLWPVKQKYGKQISWADLLILAGNVALETMGFKTFGFAGGRPDVWEPDQDVNWGVENTWLGTDKRYSGERDLANPFGATTMGLIYVNPEGPEGKPDPIAAAHDIRVTFGRMAMNDEETVALIAGGHTFGKTHGASAGSHLAHEPEGAPIENQGLGWSSAYKTGIAGDAIGSGIEVTWTTTPRQWSNGFFESLFKYEWELTKGPGGAYQWKPKGDSGANTVPDAHDPGKKHLPGMLTTDISLIKDPIYREISERFYKNPDQFADAFARAWFKLTHRDMGPRARYIGPEVPKEELIWQDPIPAVDYALIEESDVKALKEKVLSSGLSVADLVSTAWASASSFRGSDKRGGANGARIRLSPQKDWEVNQPQQLARVLKVLEQIQGDFNQSATGGKKISLADLIVLAGDAAIEKAAKDAGIDVTVPFTAGRNDASQEQTDVVSFEPLEPKVDGFRSYGYKSPEPAEVALLDKAQLLQLTAPELTVLIGGLRVLNTNFGGTKFGVFTDRPGKLTNDFFVNLLDMKYVWKASDEEENTFEGRERNSGNAKWVATRADLIFGSNAQLRALSEVYACSDSHAKFVHDFVNAWHKVMNLDRFDIHTA, encoded by the coding sequence ATGGCCGAACAGACAGAACACACGTCCCAAGGAAAGTCCGAACCCAACGCGCAAGCAACGGGGGAAGCGAAGTGCCCGTTTGATCATGCCGCAGCGTCTAACGGCGCTGCACCTGGCAATGGCGCAGATCGTCACGCGCCGATGACCAATCGTGACTGGTGGCCAAATCACCTTCGGCTTGATCTGCTTCATCAGCACTCGAGACTGTCGAACCCGATGGAAGAGGAGTTCAACTACGCCGAGGAGTTTAAGAAGCTGGACTACTGGCAGCTCAAAAAAGACCTCGCGGCCGTGATGACCGATTCGCAGGACTGGTGGCCGGCAGACTTCGGCCACTACGGTCCATTGATGATTCGCATGGCCTGGCACTCGGCTGGCACCTATCGCACCTTCGACGGCCGTGGCGGTGGTGGACGCGGTCAGCAGCGCTTTGCTCCGCTGAACAGTTGGCCTGACAACGTGAACCTTGATCGCGCGCGGCGTTTGCTGTGGCCGGTCAAGCAGAAGTACGGCAAGCAGATTTCCTGGGCCGACCTGCTCATCCTGGCAGGCAACGTTGCGCTGGAGACGATGGGCTTTAAGACGTTTGGCTTTGCTGGCGGACGCCCTGACGTGTGGGAGCCGGACCAGGACGTGAACTGGGGTGTTGAGAATACCTGGCTCGGTACCGATAAGCGGTACTCCGGCGAACGAGACCTGGCGAATCCTTTTGGCGCAACAACGATGGGTCTTATCTATGTGAATCCTGAAGGGCCGGAAGGAAAGCCCGACCCGATTGCCGCTGCGCACGATATCCGTGTCACCTTCGGCCGCATGGCGATGAACGATGAGGAGACCGTGGCCCTTATCGCTGGCGGTCATACCTTCGGCAAGACTCATGGCGCCAGCGCAGGAAGCCATCTTGCGCACGAGCCCGAAGGTGCGCCAATCGAAAACCAGGGTCTTGGCTGGTCCAGCGCATACAAGACCGGCATCGCCGGTGATGCTATCGGCAGTGGTATCGAAGTGACATGGACAACGACACCCCGACAGTGGAGCAACGGCTTCTTCGAGAGCCTCTTCAAGTACGAGTGGGAGCTGACCAAGGGCCCTGGCGGCGCGTACCAGTGGAAGCCCAAAGGTGATTCTGGCGCGAACACTGTGCCTGACGCACATGATCCCGGCAAGAAGCATCTGCCGGGCATGCTGACTACGGACATCTCCTTAATCAAGGACCCCATCTATCGTGAGATCTCCGAGCGTTTCTACAAGAACCCGGATCAGTTCGCAGATGCTTTTGCTCGCGCCTGGTTTAAGCTGACCCACCGCGATATGGGACCGCGTGCTCGTTACATAGGACCCGAGGTTCCGAAAGAAGAGCTGATCTGGCAGGATCCGATTCCTGCAGTCGATTACGCGCTGATCGAGGAATCAGACGTCAAGGCTCTCAAAGAGAAGGTGCTGTCCTCCGGACTTTCGGTTGCGGATCTGGTCTCAACGGCGTGGGCCTCGGCCTCGAGCTTCCGCGGCTCCGACAAGCGCGGTGGGGCCAATGGCGCTCGCATCCGTTTATCCCCGCAGAAGGACTGGGAGGTCAATCAGCCGCAACAGCTAGCGCGCGTGCTGAAAGTGCTGGAGCAAATCCAGGGCGACTTTAACCAGTCAGCCACCGGCGGAAAGAAGATCTCGTTGGCTGACTTGATCGTGCTTGCTGGTGACGCAGCAATCGAAAAGGCAGCAAAGGACGCCGGCATCGACGTGACGGTACCCTTTACGGCAGGTCGCAACGACGCCTCGCAGGAGCAGACCGATGTTGTATCCTTCGAGCCGCTTGAACCCAAGGTGGACGGATTCCGCTCATACGGTTACAAGTCTCCGGAGCCGGCCGAGGTAGCGCTGTTGGACAAGGCTCAATTGCTGCAGCTGACAGCGCCAGAACTGACGGTGCTGATCGGTGGTCTGCGCGTGCTGAATACGAACTTCGGTGGCACGAAGTTCGGCGTCTTCACCGATCGTCCGGGGAAACTGACCAACGACTTCTTCGTCAATCTGTTAGACATGAAGTACGTGTGGAAAGCGTCGGACGAAGAGGAGAACACCTTTGAAGGCCGTGAGCGAAATTCGGGCAACGCCAAGTGGGTAGCTACGCGCGCCGACTTGATCTTCGGCTCGAACGCACAGCTTCGGGCGCTTTCCGAGGTCTACGCGTGCTCTGATTCACATGCGAAGTTCGTTCACGACTTTGTGAACGCATGGCACAAGGTTATGAACCTCGACCGCTTCGACATCCATACGGCATAA
- a CDS encoding molybdopterin cofactor-binding domain-containing protein, with protein sequence MNITLPSSIPYSSRLLLPRLTRRGFLKSGGVLVVSFATPRLSARADTSSPLSISIASWLELRDDGTIIVRTGRTEIGTGMSGYYPQVIAEELCVHPSTIRLIMGDTDRTPDGGYSAGFLTGADNLRKVGAYTYQALLRLAAKKLRTPIESLTVEDGIVSGNGQKIRYTDLVRNQHLDLTIPVSGDPAAVDSKSPNGVAGLDGLVVLGNPPTRPMSQYKFIGSSNPMPGIPDKVTGRTQWTCDVALPNMLHARMVRPSTLGGTLISAGKLDKTTFPTAQLVVKKNLVAVLSPNEWEAINAAQTVAADTKWTEWAGLPTSDKLTETLRSYKWGAPSEGKGNAEETAAAFNTAAQKIDSSYEQPFMKHAPIGPFVAVADVRPDGSVTVWSHSANSQGLRAQIAYTLSTSIDKVVVRWLDHAAQFGRTTFGGDGAESDAAILSQITGRPVRVQWMLPDDLAWSANSPGWAEDISCSLDSNHRITAVKSSFYSLQSNDMRMVGAILAGMPTCKPQSGYWIATEWPYDRIPHRREEVYGMPTLGSDSPSGVGLRGLIMRTPGQRQQNFALESLINEAAAATGTDPIAFRLAHTTDQRLIELIHATAKAAEWQSRPSPNPDAHGNNDQLHGRGMCLMVRQNACWVGIAEIIVTRSTGAIQVEKFTIGADPGKIINPRQLERCMLSGVVMGISEALKEEVTFDTGKITSTLWSSYKILTMAEMPEIKTVQISHDDKGYGGGSEAANAICPPAIAAAFHDATGIHARRIPLTPAYVNRLLHARA encoded by the coding sequence ATGAATATCACGCTTCCCTCTTCGATTCCTTATTCGTCACGACTTCTGCTTCCGCGTCTCACACGTCGTGGCTTCCTTAAAAGCGGCGGCGTCCTTGTTGTATCGTTTGCTACACCACGTCTCTCGGCACGCGCGGACACTTCATCTCCTCTCTCCATTTCCATCGCTTCATGGCTCGAACTTCGAGATGACGGAACGATCATCGTCCGCACAGGTCGCACGGAGATTGGCACCGGCATGAGTGGGTACTACCCACAGGTCATCGCGGAAGAGCTCTGCGTGCACCCCAGTACGATCCGTCTGATTATGGGTGATACCGACCGCACGCCAGACGGCGGCTACTCTGCCGGTTTCCTTACAGGCGCAGACAATCTGCGCAAAGTCGGTGCTTATACCTATCAGGCTTTGCTGCGTCTAGCGGCAAAAAAACTGCGCACGCCCATCGAATCGCTCACTGTCGAAGATGGCATTGTCTCCGGCAATGGGCAGAAGATTCGTTATACGGATTTAGTCCGTAATCAACACCTCGATCTTACGATTCCCGTCTCGGGAGATCCTGCAGCGGTCGATTCCAAGTCGCCGAATGGTGTCGCAGGGTTGGACGGTCTCGTTGTTCTGGGCAATCCTCCGACGCGTCCGATGAGTCAATACAAGTTCATCGGCTCCTCGAACCCCATGCCTGGCATTCCTGACAAGGTGACAGGCAGGACACAATGGACTTGCGACGTTGCACTTCCAAACATGCTGCACGCCCGCATGGTACGCCCCTCTACGCTTGGCGGAACGCTTATCTCGGCAGGCAAGCTCGACAAAACAACCTTCCCCACGGCTCAGCTTGTAGTTAAGAAAAACCTTGTCGCCGTCCTTTCGCCAAACGAATGGGAAGCAATTAATGCAGCACAAACCGTTGCAGCCGATACCAAGTGGACCGAGTGGGCTGGCCTTCCAACAAGTGACAAGCTAACGGAGACTCTACGTAGTTATAAATGGGGTGCACCGTCTGAGGGCAAGGGTAATGCAGAGGAGACAGCAGCGGCATTCAACACGGCCGCGCAAAAGATCGACTCCTCCTACGAGCAGCCCTTCATGAAGCATGCCCCTATTGGGCCCTTCGTGGCTGTCGCCGATGTCCGTCCGGATGGCTCCGTTACGGTCTGGTCTCATTCCGCCAACTCACAAGGTCTTCGTGCGCAGATCGCCTATACGCTCTCAACTTCCATCGATAAAGTTGTCGTGCGCTGGCTTGACCACGCGGCACAATTCGGCCGTACGACGTTCGGTGGAGATGGCGCAGAAAGCGACGCTGCGATTCTTTCGCAAATAACCGGTCGTCCGGTGCGTGTGCAATGGATGCTGCCCGATGATCTCGCGTGGTCTGCGAACTCGCCCGGTTGGGCTGAAGATATCTCCTGCAGCCTGGACAGCAATCATCGCATCACAGCAGTGAAGAGCTCGTTTTATTCACTGCAATCGAATGACATGCGTATGGTCGGGGCCATCCTTGCAGGAATGCCAACTTGTAAACCGCAGAGCGGTTACTGGATTGCTACGGAGTGGCCCTACGATCGCATTCCACATCGTCGCGAAGAAGTGTACGGCATGCCGACACTCGGCTCCGATTCGCCAAGCGGCGTGGGTCTGCGCGGACTTATTATGCGCACTCCTGGGCAGCGTCAACAGAATTTCGCGCTCGAATCCCTCATCAACGAAGCAGCTGCAGCTACGGGTACCGATCCCATCGCGTTTCGGCTGGCACACACAACGGACCAACGGCTCATCGAGCTCATTCACGCTACCGCGAAGGCTGCCGAGTGGCAGTCACGTCCTTCACCAAACCCAGATGCGCATGGCAACAATGACCAACTGCACGGTCGCGGCATGTGCCTCATGGTTCGTCAAAACGCCTGCTGGGTAGGCATCGCTGAGATCATCGTTACGCGCTCCACTGGTGCTATTCAGGTTGAAAAGTTCACTATTGGTGCCGATCCTGGCAAGATCATCAACCCACGCCAGCTTGAGCGCTGCATGCTCAGCGGAGTCGTCATGGGGATAAGCGAAGCTTTGAAAGAAGAAGTTACCTTTGATACGGGCAAAATCACAAGCACGCTTTGGAGCAGCTACAAGATTCTCACCATGGCGGAGATGCCCGAAATCAAGACTGTACAGATATCCCACGATGACAAAGGCTACGGAGGTGGGTCTGAGGCTGCCAATGCTATCTGCCCGCCAGCAATCGCGGCGGCTTTCCATGATGCCACTGGAATTCATGCGCGACGTATCCCGCTGACGCCTGCCTATGTCAACCGGCTACTTCATGCTCGAGCTTGA
- a CDS encoding (2Fe-2S)-binding protein — protein MADKLTVNLNGHDRAISSPPETPLLYVLRNECHLTGPRYGCGLAQCGACAVLLDGAEIRSCITPLAAVAGKKVTTIEGLSALWTQSKGLPANTDTLHPVQQAWIEEQVPQCGYCQSGMMIAAADLLATNPAPTVAEIKNAYTNKPPSPHLCRCGTYAAIIRAVQRASAAMKT, from the coding sequence ATGGCAGATAAGCTGACAGTCAATCTCAATGGGCATGATCGTGCGATCAGCTCTCCTCCCGAGACGCCACTTCTTTATGTGCTGCGCAACGAGTGTCATCTTACCGGTCCTCGCTATGGCTGCGGTCTGGCACAATGTGGTGCGTGTGCAGTGCTTCTTGATGGCGCGGAGATACGCTCTTGCATTACCCCTCTTGCGGCGGTTGCCGGCAAAAAAGTTACGACCATTGAAGGCCTCTCTGCCCTTTGGACACAGTCCAAAGGACTGCCTGCCAATACGGACACCCTGCACCCCGTGCAGCAGGCATGGATCGAGGAACAGGTACCACAATGTGGCTACTGTCAGAGCGGCATGATGATCGCAGCTGCCGACCTGCTCGCAACAAACCCAGCGCCAACCGTAGCCGAGATTAAGAACGCTTATACGAACAAGCCGCCATCACCGCACCTCTGCCGCTGCGGTACGTATGCCGCAATTATTCGCGCTGTGCAGCGCGCCTCCGCCGCCATGAAAACTTGA
- a CDS encoding PadR family transcriptional regulator — MIGEFEYVLLTAASSLGDNAYGAAIREHIETVTTRRCSIGALYTTIDRLESKGLLTTWMGEATAERGGRAKRMVRLTPQGQCAAKDFYNTIMRVSHNVSWASERGKETA, encoded by the coding sequence ATGATCGGAGAGTTTGAATACGTCCTCCTCACTGCGGCTTCGTCCCTTGGCGACAATGCCTACGGCGCTGCGATCCGTGAACACATTGAAACTGTCACCACGCGACGCTGTTCCATCGGAGCGCTCTACACCACGATAGATCGCCTTGAGTCCAAGGGGCTTCTTACGACCTGGATGGGTGAAGCTACGGCGGAGCGCGGCGGCCGCGCCAAACGTATGGTTCGCCTGACTCCACAGGGCCAGTGCGCTGCAAAAGACTTCTATAACACCATCATGCGCGTTAGCCATAACGTGTCCTGGGCCTCTGAACGTGGAAAGGAGACTGCATGA
- a CDS encoding cytochrome c3 family protein encodes MFGFTAAIHAQDAGTSAPAAAKPSSGTAPTATAPAQPIAFNHKLHIQTANMTCKDCHEPRGNGSTLAIPQPPKCMQCHVGIATDKPDIKRLAEAAKNEDPIEWVRVYRVPSFVTFSHKTHTSAGNKCEECHGPVAERTAIALEKDTSMGTCIGCHQAKGAPATCDTCHAIMSKNGHSPFDVDRSILARLRLQPRDNRFHPAAPQLAAIASFLHAPTL; translated from the coding sequence GTGTTTGGGTTCACTGCCGCAATCCATGCGCAGGACGCTGGCACTTCAGCACCTGCTGCCGCGAAGCCCTCTTCCGGAACGGCTCCGACTGCGACTGCCCCGGCACAACCCATCGCCTTCAATCACAAGCTGCACATTCAAACTGCGAATATGACCTGCAAAGACTGCCACGAACCGCGTGGCAATGGTTCGACGCTGGCCATACCTCAGCCCCCAAAGTGCATGCAGTGCCATGTCGGTATCGCAACCGATAAACCAGATATCAAACGTCTTGCTGAAGCCGCAAAAAATGAAGATCCGATTGAGTGGGTTCGCGTCTATCGTGTGCCCTCGTTTGTAACCTTCAGCCATAAAACGCATACCTCAGCAGGCAACAAATGCGAGGAGTGCCACGGCCCCGTTGCTGAGCGCACCGCGATCGCTCTTGAAAAAGATACCAGCATGGGGACCTGCATTGGATGTCATCAAGCCAAGGGAGCGCCAGCTACCTGCGACACCTGCCACGCCATCATGTCGAAGAACGGACACTCCCCCTTTGACGTGGATCGTTCGATTCTGGCCCGCCTTCGCCTCCAGCCGCGGGACAATCGATTCCACCCCGCCGCCCCCCAGCTCGCTGCGATTGCAAGCTTCCTGCACGCACCCACGTTGTAG
- a CDS encoding GMC oxidoreductase — protein sequence MAQKKVDVLIIGSGHTGGMAAKILTEKGIACTMLDAGPMLNFERYRELKPAYELPFRGFIAPGRLPHVYQASEFNANFWLDEKANPYTHPPDQPYNWVRVRSMGGRSPVWGRQSFRLSDYEFKSKDHDGFGENWPITLKDLAPYYSRVEEIFRVTGHTDNLPQYPDGNFIEDDAPWSGAMQRFVDAGKKLGVPVTKPRSSLGKDGLASSLNLLLPDAVATGKLTTIPNAIVRKITVDKKTGLADGVIFLDRHSHREMVLKARVVVVAAGTLETTRLLMLSEICNSSGALGHYLTDQIYGAGIICSVPEARDGKATRGLMGGGALIPRFRNLETKSNGFLRGYAVNVSCSNGPFDPRALPYYGKELEQKLQSYNGSHFSTNIMGETLGHYENHVTLNKQVVDAWGIPTLNIYTKYTSNETNMAKDYIDTMSAMAESAGFDILVKNYEFNPPGYSIHEQGTARMSDDPKKGVVNKWSQSHDMKNLFITDASVFVSAGWQNPTITMCALAMRASEYLAEEMRKGNV from the coding sequence ATGGCACAGAAGAAGGTGGACGTCCTGATCATCGGTTCGGGACATACTGGCGGCATGGCCGCAAAGATTCTGACGGAAAAAGGCATTGCCTGCACGATGCTGGATGCGGGACCGATGCTGAATTTCGAACGGTATCGCGAACTGAAGCCAGCGTACGAACTTCCCTTTCGCGGCTTTATTGCGCCCGGCCGTTTGCCGCATGTGTATCAGGCAAGTGAGTTTAATGCCAACTTCTGGCTGGATGAGAAAGCGAATCCTTATACTCATCCACCCGACCAGCCATACAACTGGGTTCGTGTGCGCAGCATGGGTGGACGCTCTCCTGTGTGGGGACGCCAGTCCTTCCGCCTGAGTGATTATGAGTTCAAGAGCAAGGACCATGACGGCTTCGGAGAAAACTGGCCGATCACGCTGAAAGATCTCGCACCTTACTATTCGCGCGTCGAAGAGATCTTCCGCGTGACGGGTCATACGGATAACCTGCCACAATATCCGGACGGCAACTTTATTGAAGACGATGCACCATGGTCTGGCGCCATGCAGCGCTTCGTCGATGCCGGCAAGAAGCTTGGCGTACCGGTCACGAAGCCGCGCTCGTCGCTCGGCAAGGATGGACTGGCATCATCGCTCAATCTGCTTCTGCCGGATGCGGTTGCTACCGGCAAGCTCACGACGATCCCGAACGCTATTGTGCGGAAGATCACGGTCGACAAGAAGACGGGCCTGGCCGATGGCGTCATCTTCCTCGATCGTCACTCACACCGGGAGATGGTGCTGAAGGCTCGTGTCGTCGTGGTTGCCGCCGGCACGCTGGAGACGACTCGCCTGCTGATGCTTTCGGAGATTTGCAATTCCAGCGGCGCGCTCGGCCATTACCTGACCGATCAAATCTATGGAGCAGGCATCATCTGCTCCGTTCCGGAGGCGCGTGATGGCAAGGCAACGCGTGGCCTGATGGGGGGCGGCGCTCTGATTCCTCGCTTCCGCAATCTGGAGACGAAGAGTAATGGTTTCCTCCGTGGCTACGCCGTCAATGTCTCGTGCAGCAACGGACCGTTTGACCCGCGCGCACTGCCCTACTATGGCAAGGAACTCGAGCAGAAGCTGCAGAGCTACAATGGCAGCCACTTCTCGACCAACATCATGGGCGAGACGCTGGGCCATTATGAAAATCACGTCACGCTGAATAAGCAGGTGGTCGATGCCTGGGGTATTCCGACGTTGAACATCTATACGAAGTACACCAGCAATGAAACCAACATGGCGAAAGACTATATCGACACCATGTCGGCCATGGCTGAGTCGGCAGGCTTCGATATTCTGGTGAAGAACTACGAGTTCAACCCGCCGGGTTACTCCATTCACGAGCAGGGCACGGCACGCATGAGCGACGATCCGAAGAAGGGTGTCGTCAATAAGTGGAGCCAGAGCCATGATATGAAGAACCTGTTCATTACCGATGCCAGCGTCTTTGTCAGCGCGGGATGGCAGAACCCAACAATCACCATGTGCGCACTTGCCATGCGCGCATCGGAATATCTGGCCGAGGAGATGCGCAAGGGCAACGTCTAA
- a CDS encoding gluconate 2-dehydrogenase subunit 3 family protein, which produces MRRRDFVKGLAVATATASTALGEQQPAPQTQNPPAAAPAASPQAVSREQRMAQFHTPNIPLSQPDVVAITDVRYFTPVRYATLLHLCEILMPAGDDYPSAVKAGTPEFLDFYIGASPAAQQTMYNNGLDRLNADCMKQFNVPFAKADAKQADAVIRPHLKGWMNDHPPREGQERFINLAHRDIRMATMNSPAWAAAAEAVGERTPGVGLYWYPIEPGIETWVNRSTPHAASMTAHKQA; this is translated from the coding sequence ATGAGACGGCGTGACTTTGTAAAGGGCCTGGCAGTCGCTACGGCAACAGCGAGCACTGCGCTTGGAGAACAACAACCTGCACCGCAAACCCAGAATCCACCTGCTGCTGCACCCGCGGCCAGTCCGCAGGCGGTGTCTCGCGAACAGAGGATGGCGCAGTTCCATACGCCGAACATCCCGCTTTCACAGCCTGATGTTGTCGCCATAACGGACGTGCGTTACTTTACGCCGGTACGTTATGCCACCCTGCTTCACCTGTGCGAGATCCTGATGCCCGCTGGCGACGATTATCCGAGCGCCGTCAAAGCCGGCACACCGGAGTTTCTCGATTTCTATATTGGCGCCTCACCTGCTGCGCAGCAGACCATGTACAACAACGGCCTTGACCGTCTGAACGCCGACTGCATGAAGCAGTTCAACGTTCCGTTTGCGAAGGCCGATGCGAAGCAGGCCGACGCCGTGATTCGCCCGCACCTTAAAGGATGGATGAACGACCACCCGCCTCGCGAAGGTCAGGAGCGCTTCATCAATCTGGCTCACCGTGACATTCGGATGGCCACCATGAATTCACCGGCATGGGCTGCAGCGGCAGAAGCCGTGGGTGAGCGTACGCCAGGCGTGGGCCTGTACTGGTATCCGATCGAGCCCGGTATCGAGACATGGGTAAACCGCAGCACGCCCCATGCCGCATCGATGACTGCTCATAAGCAGGCATAG
- a CDS encoding flavin monoamine oxidase family protein — translation MGITRRDFLMRVGQAGGYSAAFTTMQSLGLMPMKAETASAIAAAPGSGKGVKIVVLGGGVSGLVTAYEAKKLGYDVTLLEARHRPGGRAWSARNGDVVEFVDGTKQPITWSEGLYQNMGPARLPSVHGTMLGYCRELKVPLEVEVNTSRSTLLQNDKVNGGKPVLQRKAINDTRGHVSELLSKAVAGGALDQELSTEDRQRIIDVLKIYGPLDKSGKYVGSDRADIKRYPGAGPQTMQVDDHPLSMHDLLDANFWGAELYEEAWDWQATMFQPVNGMQQISIAFARALGSTVVYDAPVTEIAKTSKGVRVGYSKGGTTKYIEADYAVCAMPLSILTKIKADLDPAHKGAVDRGGASYRGSCKVPWESRRFWETDYNIYGGLSFLSQGPSPIWYPSANLFSERGIVVAGYMDETNEGFDKLSLQQKFEASRASIEKLHPGHGKELEKPIYCGWKHIKWNEGSWIGMLSQADYDVITEPDGPIYFAGDHTSHVVGWQEGAALSGRRAVQMISDKVKAARLGGNHRNAVTA, via the coding sequence ATGGGAATCACCAGGCGCGATTTTCTGATGCGTGTCGGGCAGGCTGGAGGCTACAGCGCTGCGTTTACAACGATGCAGTCCTTAGGGCTAATGCCGATGAAGGCGGAAACTGCATCCGCAATCGCCGCGGCACCGGGAAGCGGTAAAGGCGTAAAAATTGTGGTCCTCGGTGGCGGAGTGAGCGGCCTTGTCACCGCATACGAGGCCAAAAAACTCGGCTACGATGTAACTCTGCTGGAGGCACGTCACCGTCCCGGCGGCCGCGCATGGAGCGCGCGCAACGGGGATGTCGTTGAATTTGTCGACGGTACGAAGCAGCCGATTACGTGGAGCGAAGGGCTCTATCAGAACATGGGTCCAGCGCGTCTACCCTCGGTGCATGGAACCATGCTGGGCTATTGTCGTGAGCTCAAGGTTCCGCTCGAAGTCGAAGTGAATACATCGCGTTCTACACTGCTGCAAAACGACAAGGTGAACGGCGGTAAGCCCGTACTGCAGCGCAAGGCGATCAACGATACCCGTGGCCACGTCAGCGAGCTGCTTTCAAAAGCCGTTGCGGGCGGCGCTCTCGATCAGGAGCTCAGTACCGAGGACAGGCAGCGCATAATCGATGTCCTCAAAATCTATGGTCCATTGGATAAGAGCGGCAAATATGTAGGATCGGATCGCGCCGATATCAAGCGTTATCCCGGCGCAGGGCCGCAGACGATGCAGGTGGATGATCATCCGCTAAGCATGCACGACTTACTCGATGCGAATTTTTGGGGGGCCGAGCTCTACGAAGAGGCTTGGGACTGGCAGGCGACGATGTTCCAGCCTGTTAATGGTATGCAGCAGATCTCGATCGCCTTCGCGCGGGCACTCGGCTCGACCGTTGTCTATGATGCTCCCGTAACGGAGATCGCGAAGACCTCAAAGGGCGTTCGAGTCGGCTATAGCAAAGGCGGTACGACCAAGTACATTGAGGCCGACTACGCAGTGTGCGCCATGCCTTTATCGATCCTCACGAAGATCAAAGCAGACCTGGACCCGGCGCACAAAGGCGCAGTCGATCGTGGAGGAGCATCCTACCGGGGTTCCTGCAAGGTCCCGTGGGAGTCGCGCCGCTTCTGGGAAACGGACTACAACATCTACGGCGGCCTGTCCTTTCTTTCGCAGGGGCCAAGCCCGATCTGGTATCCCAGTGCCAATCTGTTCTCCGAGCGAGGCATCGTCGTCGCCGGTTACATGGATGAGACGAACGAAGGCTTCGACAAACTTTCCTTGCAGCAGAAATTTGAAGCATCACGCGCATCCATTGAGAAACTCCATCCCGGGCATGGCAAGGAGCTTGAGAAACCCATCTACTGTGGCTGGAAACACATCAAGTGGAATGAAGGCTCATGGATCGGCATGCTCTCTCAAGCGGACTATGACGTCATTACAGAACCGGATGGTCCCATCTACTTTGCCGGTGATCACACCAGCCACGTCGTTGGCTGGCAAGAGGGAGCTGCGCTGAGTGGCCGCCGTGCCGTACAGATGATCAGCGACAAGGTGAAAGCCGCACGCCTTGGAGGCAACCACCGCAACGCAGTTACCGCATAA